The Phyllopteryx taeniolatus isolate TA_2022b chromosome 14, UOR_Ptae_1.2, whole genome shotgun sequence genome has a window encoding:
- the LOC133489497 gene encoding sickle tail protein homolog isoform X1, with protein sequence MSKSSSRPGRPGSAGSHNCSLRKDLQGNRSCMLRIGERLMRAGSEGNLAAQSQNQSKASGLGRGQNGATKVDVVEDKGPESAGKYCHEDLKSERQLPKKHHMNNNLLRKPDATCALPGSYAASSRDGDPASLLMRRSEAVRNKDVFPNQKFPHHAAIILGHQEHTREQLRSPRPPESTTCEGVFAAENMSDGESLTLTVPFSRGCKARSSLPIGRSSSQAKEPVGVLYLQYGDETKQIRMPAEISSEDTLRALFVTAFPQQLTMKTLQSPNMAIYIKDTRRNVYFDLEDIRNITSHSCLKVYHKDPSHVFNCHARPTNTEGRISKEIFYGSHSPVHRLSSSSRGTFQSLQGSMSPPMVRSMPSSPSRMAYGGRSAQGLAGAMEAGAAALPRDRLSGAGPSSGLCTSSSAILERRDVKPDEDVGSCKSMALVIHGEGGLCYPDSYCSSLQDGGRYPGGRSSFASSQCSGTLSHAAETVDAGVTGIPGGLQQYRASIKPLMGYGDIMEHQTQSLDRQKSRKYGESQIPQLGTLPPSPHRLSEVRMKEGQIIGGVGLVSPERMSPIRRSLRRENHGATVQIVNRSRGSASSSSASSVFVDSPLGQPESLMQGHMTAFDAQSERMKAMEEQIASLAGLVHHALSVGGDIPRAKGLVSESPWKNHPVTDGISSASRALRAPTTERELRRCLAQVKSDVSELRLQLNQLRHLQIAHQQTMKSLLRMAGQELVLSMCDRLSQSEERRSGGRRAEIEEERIHYLATEEKILKQLSELEDYVNNLQSSTASLPGQLPINLRDVEEGAVNLRRAGESLAILKGEFPELQAKMRSVLRLEMDAVRFLKEEPHKMDYMLKRVKALTEGLSSLRRCVSESNPPFKAAQAELLKASEADQKHLMSRSPQTSPQPQPRSVPSSSLTQPKLNYAVSASPATARRVKTTPAAGIQAHQHSPPLNHTHGRDLPTVAKVSPRSREGSPALREPAAPLQSDELHRSSVPQTALGSRTAKRVQTSSETAAKPVHNTDGETPEGSPSQETSSVSKPSTHLANKSSPKNLDEVLQEAQASLMKSIPDLDLSDTKVGHSDLPSGERNCSTSKTEMEERLDTLQALLSGTRDQKPAQENDEVDFCQLKPKATAEAPLSASPSASPCAKRPQMEKPRRSSVEKKQSPDRSGQSHPPLPRSHAATTGRTGEVVYTTRKESVGEQGVSEKKTSVNPQPKPLRQPPEVKPKPKPSGTTVAVVSENMEDEEDDSNRFLKGLQVTQETSSKDKLSGEQILLEGQHKIPERSRVTGQKPTSAPHLGHTHGCLGNHSITAAPEDVREPRQGPVAPDQKEKGKLVEQGPISNSNSGAPPTTTVQKDNIQSNATAIPGQVDPNVAKQLQTEKSNLTKKTPPKNKNTIVLYWKQELLKNKQDASKHSDLCQIQGVKLQLSDKEQCPEEEGSLSPDIFDHGGPPPPPPPSGKISHRISKIRVKAKTKHQELEKMKGYDVAGETTEKPIWQAYENQGFEDNDSWEREPIIIILNEPVDLESDFKRLSTIFEYEEELDQIVSPGGIVEDEEAMQEETDDVKTVSEENTGLHLNISDNGPNSLCILPQKDGSLDENHDRTKPELLKKANTNRNFKFKLPKNKVSAISQAIRSGTTKTGGKNPEVEVFKEEETVTSDQEPVKVPKKHNKESSRFSSHSTKRNLSKDNKGNLIEIGPSPVGAKQIPTPKSLSPGEDVEDLCKRTYRSFTSSIEPSLPSESSDRAHFSGKVKHQREGSPSKRSASQILKSPNSPQRKRVKAQPPPNSVKSSTKKQTSSSCIQRSHTGLRHSSPTPGSPEKTTKIQQQASQKQPSQQSLFSIHR encoded by the exons TTGAGGAGCCCTCGCCCTCCCGAAAGCACCACCTGTGAAGGTGTGTTTGCTGCAGAGAACATGTCTGATGGAGAGTCGCTGACTCTGACAGTTCCTTTCTCAAGGGGTTGTAAAGCCCGATCAAGTCTACCGATCGGACGGTCGAGTAGTCAGGCGAAAGAGCCAGTTG GTGTGCTGTATCTCCAGTATGGAGACGAGACAAAGCAGATCCGGATGCCTGCCGAAATCAGCAGTGAGGATACTCTGCGGGCTCTCTTTGTTACTGCTTTTCCTCAGCAGCTCACCATGAAGACGCTTCAATCTCCCAACATGGCCATTTACATCAAAGACACACGTCGCAATGTTTACTTTGACCTGGAAGACATCAG AAATATTACATCCCACTCCTGTCTGAAGGTTTATCATAAAGATCCATCACATGTGTTCAACTGCCACGCTCGGCCTACCAACACAGAAGGAAGG ATCTCCAAAGAAATATTCTACGGGAGCCACAGTCCGGTCCACAGACTGTCATCGTCCAGTCGTGGTACCTTTCAGAGCTTGCAAGGCTCCATGTCTCCGCCCATGGTGCGTTCCATGCCCTCCTCTCCGTCCAGGATGGCCTACGGTGGGAGGAGTGCACAAGGCTTAGCGGGAGCGATGGAGGCGGGTGCCGCCGCATTACCCCGAGACCGGCTCTCAGGCGCAGGACCATCCAGCGGTTTGTGCACCAGCAGCAGTGCCATACTAGAGAGGAGAGATGTCAAGCCTG ATGAAGATGTTGGCAGCTGCAAGAGCATGGCCCTGGTCATCCACGGAGAGGGAGGCCTATGTTACCCAGACTCCTACTGTTCCTCCCTCCAGGATGGAGGGAGATATCCCGGAGGGAGGAGCAGCTTTGCGTCCTCCCAGTGTAGTGGTACGTTGTCCCATGCTGCAGAAACGGTAGATGCTGGGGTCACCGGAATTCCTGGGGGCTTACAGCAGTACCGTGCTTCCATCAAGCCCCTGATGGGCTACGGGGACATCATGGAGCACCAAACGCAATCCCTGGACAG GCAAAAGAGTAGGAAATATGGTGAAAGCCAAATTCCTCAGTTAGGAACATTGCCTCCCTCCCCCCACAGATTGAGTGAAGTCAGGATGAAAGAGGGACAGATCATTGGAGGCGTGGGCCTGGTCTCACCTGAGAGGATGTCCCCAATTCGTCGATCCCTGCGGCGGGAAAATCACGGGGCTACCGTGCAGATTGTAAACAGAAGCAGAGGGAGCGCTTCGTCGTCGTCCGCTTCGTCCGTGTTTGTGGACAGCCCGCTGGGACAACCGGAAAGCCTGATGCAGGGTCACATGACTGCCTTTGATGCTCAGAG TGAGAGAATGAAAGCAATGGAGGAGCAGATAGCCAGTCTCGCAGGGCTGGTTCACCATGCGTTGTCTGTGGGAGGAGATATTCCGAGAGCTAAAGGACTTGTCAG TGAAAGCCCTTGGAAGAATCACCCTG TAACAGACGGGATCAGCTCGGCCTCGCGGGCTCTTCGGGCTCCGACCACCGAACGTGAGCTGCGGCGGTGCTTGGCGCAAGTGAAGAGCGATGTGTCTGAACTGCGACTGCAATTAAATCAACTCCGACATTTACAG ATAGCACACCAGCAAACCATGAAGTCCTTGTTGCGCATGGCTGGCCAGGAATTGGTGTTGTCGATGTGTGATCGCTTGAGTCAGTCTGAGGAGAGACGAAGTGGTGGACGAAGAGCTGAGATAGAGGAGGAGAGGATTCATTACCTTGCTACCGAAGAGAAAATACTCAAACAGCTCAG TGAACTGGAGGATTATGTGAACAACTTACAATCAAGCACTGCCTCCCTCCCTGGCCAGTTGCCAATCAATCTGAGAGATGTGGAGGAGGGAGCAGTGAACTTGCGCAGAGCCGGGGAGTCTCTGGCTATTCTTAAAG GGGAGTTTCCAGAACTGCAGGCAAAGATGCGTTCGGTGCTCAGGCTGGAGATGGATGCAGTTCGTTTTCTCAAGGAGGAGCCTCATAAGATGGACTACATGTTAAAAAGAGTCAAAGCCCTAACAGAAGGTCTCAGCTCTCTACGCAG ATGTGTGTCAGAATCCAATCCCCCATTCAAAGCCGCCCAAGCGGAATTGCTCAAAGCATCCGAAGCAGACCAAAAGCATCTGATGAGCCGGAGTCCTCAGACCTCACCACAACCGCAGCCTCGATCCGTTCCGTCGTCCTCTTTAACTCAGCCAAAGCTCAACTATGCAGTCTCAGCTTCCCCGGCCACCGCGCGCAGAGTTAAGACGACTCCAGCCGCTGGGATCCAGGCCCACCAGCACAGCCCACCACTGAACCACACCCATGGGAGAGACCTACCAACTGTGGCCAAG GTGAGTCCTCGTAGCAGAGAGGGCAGCCCTGCCCTGCGGGAGCCAGCCGCTCCTCTCCAGTCCGACGAACTTCACAGATCGAGCGTGCCGCAAACCGCGCTGGGGAGTCGCACAGCGAAGCGAGTCCAAACCTCTTCGGAAACCGCTGCCAAACCTGTCCAC AATACTGATGGAGAAACTCCGGAAGGAAGTCCGAGTCAAGAAACCAGCAGTGTGAGCAAGCCAAGCACCCATCTAGCAAACAAGTCCTCTCCCAAAAATTTAGACGAGGTCCTGCAGGAAGCCCAGGCCAGCCTGATGAAGTCCATTCCTGATCTGGATTTGTCAGATACCAAAGTGGGTCACTCAGATTTGCCTTCTGGAGAGAGAAATTGCTCGACTTCCAAGACGGAGATGGAGGAACGTCTCGACACACTGCAAG CTCTGCTGTCTGGAACTCGGGATCAAAAACCAGCACAGGAAAATGACGAAGTGGATTTCTGCCAGCTGAAGCCCAAAG CAACAGCGGAAGCGCCGCTATCAGCTTCTCCATCGGCCTCTCCGTGTGCCAAACGTCCACAGATGGAAAAACCTCGACGCTCCAGTGTGGAAAAGAAGCAGAGTCCTGATAGGAGTGGCCAGTCTCATCCTCCTCTACCAAG GTCGCATGCAGCCACCACAGGAAGGACTGGAGAGGTGGTCTACACGACCAGGAAAGAATCTGTTGGAGAACAG GGTGTTAGcgagaaaaaaacatctgttaATCCTCAACCAAAACCCCTGAGACAACCACCAGAGGTcaaacccaaacccaaaccTTCCGGCACCACCGTCGCCGTTGTCTCGGAAAACatggaggatgaggaagatgacAGTAATAGATTTCTGAAAGGACTGCAG gtgACACAAGAGACATCAAGCAAAGATAAATTGTCTGGTGAACAAATTCTATTGGAAGGACAACACAAGATCCCTGAAAGATCTCGGGTCACTGGCCAGAAACCCACATCAGCGCCTCATTTAGGACATACTCATGGTTGTCTAGGTAACCATTCAATTACTGCTGCACCAGAAGACGTCCGTGAACCTAGACAAGGTCCTGTGGCTCCTGACCAGAAAGAAAAAGGGAAGTTGGTTGAACAAGGACCAATATCAAACTCAAATAGTGGCGCTCCTCCAACCACCACTGTGCAGAAAGACAATATCCAATCGAATGCCACTGCAATACCTGGTCAGGTGGATCCAAATGTTGCCAAACAGCTACAAACTGAAAAGTCCAATTTGACTAAAAAAACtccacccaaaaacaaaaacactattgtattgtattggaaACAAGAATTACTAAAGAACAAGCAGGATGCAAGCAAACATTCAGATCTGTGTCAAATCCAGGGGGTCAAGTTGCAGCTATCTGACAAAGAACAATGTCCAGAAGAAGAAGGTAGTTTGAGTCCTGATATTTTTGATCATGGGggacctcctcctccaccacctccATCAGGTAAGATTTCCCATCGAATCTCAAAGATCCGAGTCAAGGCAAAGACTAAACATCAAGAGCTGGAGAAAATGAAGGGCTATGACGTAGCAGGGGAGACAACGGAGAAACCCATTTGGCAGGCTTATGAGAACCAAGGTTTTGAGGACAATGATTCTTGGGAAAGGGAGcctatcatcatcatcttgaATGAGCCTGTGGACTTGGAGTCAGACTTTAAGCGCCTGTCAACCATTTTTGAGTATGAGGAGGAGCTTGACCAGATTGTTTCTCCGGGGGGTATTGTGGAAGACGAGGAGGCAATGCAGGAAGAGACCGATGATGTTAAAACCGTGTCTGAAGAAAATACAGGCTTACATCTTAACATTTCAGACAATGGTCCAAATTCTCTGTGTATTCTACCTCAAAAAGATGGCTCACTTGATGAAAACCACGACAGGACTAAACCAGAATTACTCAAAAAGGCAAACACCAACCGCAACTTTAAATTCAAGTTACCCAAAAACAAAGTGTCAGCAATTAGCCAGGCTATTCGATCAGGGACAACAAAAACCGGGGGGAAAAACCCTGAAGTGGAAGTCTTTAAAGAAGAGGAAACTGTGACATCAGACCAAGAGCCAGTGAAAGTGCCCAAGAAGCACAATAAGGAATCAAGCAGGTTTAGCAGCCACAGTACCAAACGAAACCTCAGTAAGGACAATAAAGGCAATCTTATTGAAATAGGCCCCTCTCCTGTTGGCGCGAAACAAATACCCACCCCTAAGTCACTGAGCCCAGGAGAGGATGTAGAAGACCTGTGCAAGAGAACATATCGCTCATTCACCTCTTCCATTGAACCTTCACTTCCTTCTGAGTCCAGTGACAGGGCTCATTTTTCAGGCAAGGTCAAGCACCAGAGAGAGGGAAGCCCATCAAAGAGGTCAGCCTCTCAGATCCTCAAGAGCCCAAATTCACCCCAGCGCAAAAGAGTCAAAGCACAGCCTCCACCAAACTCTGTGAAGTCCTCTACCAAGAAACAG ACTTCCAGCTCTTGTATTCAGCGAAGCCACACCGGGTTACGCCACTCTTCTCCCACTCCTGGCTCACCTGAAAAGACAACCAAAATCCAGCAACAGGCTTCCCAGAAGCAACCCAGCCAG CAAAGTCTCTTCAGCATCCATCGCTAG